In Desmonostoc muscorum LEGE 12446, the genomic window GAGAAGACTGCGCTGCCCTCTGCCTCTTTGTCTCAACTATATTTTGGTTAAGTCTCTTGTCAAACAAATATGTAGTCGCAAGTCTAATTTAGTGTGTAAAGTGATACTTAGATATTATTCTTCATTTTCGTCATAATCGAAATCATCATCACCATGTTCTTCGTACCACTTTTTATCTTCAGCTAAAGCCATTTCTCTCTCGAGCATTTTTTTCTCTAGGGCTTGCCTTTCAAGCTTTTCTATTTCTTGCTTTTTCCTTTCAAAGTAGGAAGGAGAGCTTTTCACCCAGACATTTTGGTTGTGATAAAAATCACCACGCTGTTCTAATGTAAACCCACCCAGCAATAGTCCTAACCTCGAAGTGAAGGATGGCGAGTAATTGGTTTGCTTGGGCAAGGTTGCAGAGTCAGGATATCTACAAATCTTAAGACTTTATTAAATAGCTACCTAGAAAAAAATGGGTAAACAATGGGTAGTTTCCCCACTATCTTTAACTAAGCAATTCAGGGATGATTAATTTTATAGAAAACCGCTGGCAAAAATTTTATAGCTGGCATTTAATAAACTGTGTACAAAACTAAGCTCTGAATTTTTATCAGGGCTTTTTAAGTATAAAAAGATGTGGCTGTTGGTGATGGGGTACTTGAAAAGAAAGATGGCGATCAAGTAGAGATTCATGAGATCGCTCCTCAAACAAGATGTTCCGCTGAGCGATGCCGATCTACTGTCTTTAGAAGAACTGCTGTTCAACGCCGAAGCCGTTGAAAGCCGAGAGCGATTTGAGGAGGTCTACGGGAAAAACCTCAACCTCAAGCTGTTCATTCGTCAGTTGGTTGGGCTGGACAGAAATGCGGCGATTGCTTTTAGGTCGTTACAATTGCTATTAATCTCTATGAGAAATTGAAGAAGCAATGCGATCAGATTGCTGGAAAAAGAGAGTTTCAATCTCATGAGCAGCTAGAGGCTGAGAAAAAAAGTAGCCTTGACCAAACTCACATTCGAGTTCTTGTAACCATTGAAGTTGCTGTTGTGTTTCAATGCCTTCGGCTATCACTGCTAACCCCAACTGATTACTCAGGGCAACAATAGTTTTGACAACTTGATAATTGCGATTATCATCTGACATTTGATTGATAAAAGAACGGTCAATCTTGAGGTTATCAGCAGGTAAGCGATGGAGATAATTTAGCGATGAATATCCAGTACCAAAATCATCAATACTGATTTGAATTCCTAGCTGTTTTAACTGTTCTAAAACCAAGATGACTTCAGTGATATTGTCAATGAGCATACTTTCAGTAATTTCTAAAGTAAGACAATTACCAGCTAAACCAGTTTCAGCTAAAATACATTCTATGTTCTGAAGTAAAGAAACTTTCCGCAGATCTTGAGCCGAAAGATTAACACTGACCTTTAAAGATAATTTACTAGAGAATTGAGTTTGCCATGCTGCCAGTTGTTGACAAGCAGTGTAAAGTATCCAATGGTCTAGTGTTACAATCAGTCCGGTTTCTTCAGCAAGCGGAATAAAATCTCCAGGGCAGATAAAGGAGCGAGTCGGATGTTGCCAGCGTACCAAGGCTTCAAAACCAACTAAATGCTGATTGTTGATATCAAAAATTGGTTGATAGTAAACGAGAAACTCTTGTCTTTTAAGAGCTTGACGTAGGTCATTTTCTAAGTTGAGTCTTTGGAGTGCTTGAGTGTGCATTTGGATATCAAATATTTGATAGCAACTTTTGCCTTGAAGCTTGGCTTGATACATGGCAATATCAGCATCTCGCAGCAAATCACAAGCTTGATGGTAATTTCGTTTAGCAAAAACAATCCCAATACTGGCAGTTAAAAATACTTCAGACCCCCTAGCTATCTAGTTGGTATACAAAGCAGGTAAGCTGAGGAAAGCACCTAGCAGCAGTAAAAAATTAGTGATAGTAAAGTTGCCTCGCCATCGCCCAGAACGAAAATTCAGTAACATCAAACGAATAATTTTAGAATGTTCGCTCATCGAATGTGTGCATTGTGGTAAAGAGTTAGTTCTACGTAGACCAAGGCACATGCGTAAAACCATTCAAACAATGGATGGTGCAGTGTTTGTGGCAGGTAAAAGTAAAGAATGTACCAATCCCAATTGCACACATTTTGGTAAACATTACTACGCTACTGGGGTGCTAAAGTACAGTCTGCCTTACAGTACCTACGGGCTAGACGTGCTGGCATTTATTGGTTGGCAACATGAACATGAGCATCAACAGTTGGTAGAAATTCAACGCTCATTAAACCAGCGCGGTGTTGAAATTAACGAAAGCAATGTGGGCAAGTTATACGGTCAATTTTTGGCACTGTTGGGTGGAACGATTGCACATACGGCTGAGAAGTTAGCTGCGACAGCGATTGAACATGGTGGTTTGATTTGGGCAATTGATGCCTTACAGCCAGAGGGTCATGGGACTTTGTTGTATGTGTTATACGAGGTATTAAGTGGCACACCAGTTAGTGCAATTCAATTGCCACAGGCACAAGCACAACGGTTAATTGAGTGGCTGCAACCATATAAGGAGTTGCCGTACACAGTGCTGGCAACATTATCAGATGGGGAATCAGCAATCATCGCGGCAATAAATTCAACTTGGACAGATGTACCACATCAACGTTGTCAGGCACACTTCCTAAGTAATTTGAGTGAATCTGTGCTGCCATTAGATACAAAGCTCCGACAGCAATTAAAGGCAGATTTAGACGGGCTGCCAAAAGTTCCTGATTACTCTGAAAGACCCCAAAAACCAAGCTCCGAACAGCAGCTAGATAGTACCCCCCTTTTTCAGTCATCCCCTATTTGTCACGAGACGCAGAATTAATGGCAGTGGAAGCTCAAATTCGTGCGGCGATTCGGGATTGTGTCAATCGCACAAGTCGCAAACCGTTTAGTTGGGGTGGTTTAATGGGCTACCAGCAACTATTAGCTATTGGAGAAGTACTACGTAGTTTACCATACCGGGAAATTGATACAGATTATTTATCTCTGTTATCAGTATGGGTGGACCTTGCCTTAAGTAATAATCGTTCAGTCGCGTCTGACTTGTCAGAGGCGCACCAATGGTTGCGACGAATTGCTAATTGTTTGCGCTATCCTAATAATTCTGACCGTACCTCAGATGATGTAATCGATATTACAGAGACTGCCCAAATCCCTTTAACAAGCTTTCAAGTTCGGCGTGAGATGGAAGAGTTATTACAGATGTTTCAACCTGACCATCAACAAAATCCGGCACAGTTTGCTCTCAAAAAAAAGTTACAACGTTTATGGGATAAATACAGTACTGACTTATTACACTGCTATGATATCCCTGGTTTGCCACCAGATAACCTGAAAATCGAGTCTTTATTTAGTCATTTGCGTCGCCATCAGCGACGTATTAGTGGACGCAAATCAACTGTTGAATTACGTGATTTGGGCCAATATCAAGTTCTATTTGTAGCTCAAAACGAAAAACAGTTACTTCAACAAATTCGGGAAGTACCTATAGCTGAGTATAAAACTCAACGTCGTAGATTAGCGATCGCACAAGCTCCTCGCCAACAAAAACGTCGCCTTCATCGTAATCCAGTTAGCACAATACAATCTTTGGTCAATCAACATCAGGGACTTCTCACTGTGCTTGAGTTTCAAGCTCTTAAATACTAATTAGACAGCCAGGGGGTACACCGTCAAATATTCCGCGATCTTGCACATTCAATGGTCTGTGGTTTAGATCTTCTTCAAGAGCGGAATCGTCATGATGGTTCAGCATTTCATGCTGCAAGTCCAGTCGCATTCGTTAGTATGCTGAACGAACATAACAGTGAAACCATGTCAGGAATTTTTCAGCTTGAAAACGATAACATGGTTTTCAGCGGCCTTGAAACACCTCAAGTTCTTTTAGACCATCAAGCTATTAGTAGACCTGATGGTGGTGTTTCTTTGATTTGGGACACTATGGATCTAGCGTTTGAGGATGGAGTTGTTGACGATATGTTCAACGCATATATATCCTTATTATCCAAATTGACCGAAGACGAAAGCATCTGGAATATATCTTATTTTGATTTCAGGTCGAAAGAAGAAAAAAGGCAGCATTCAGAATATAATCAAACAAAGGCTTCTCTATCAAAGCGATGTCTGCATGAATATCTTTACAGCCAAGCAAAGCGACTATCAGATAAACCTTTGCTCATCGACTGCCGCAGAACAATAAGTTATGGTGAAGCAACTTATATTTCTAACCGTATCGCCTGGACATTGCGTAAGCGATACAATGTCAAGCCAAACGAATTAATTGCAGTATATGCCTCAAAAGGTTGGGAACAAGTTATTGCGGTGCAATCTATTATCGCCGCAGGTGCTGCTTATGTACCTATTGACCCTGCCTTTCCCGAAAATCGAAAGTTAAATATATTAGAGCGTTGTGGGTGCAAAATTGTATTAACGTGTGAGACTAACTTTAATGATAGATGTATAAGTAGCCTTGAAAGAATAGCAATCGATCTTACTGATAACTTGGTTATAGAATCTGAAAATTTACCACGCATTCAGTCTTCAAATCATCTTGCGTATGTAATTTTCACCTCTGGTTCAACTGGTGAATCAAAAGGAGTAATGCTTAATAACCTTGGAGTAGTTAATACTATAGATGATATAAATCGTCGTTTTAATATTGACTCCAATGATGTAATATTCGGTATTTCTGATTTGAGTTTTGACTTATCAGTATATGATATATTTGGAACTATAGCTGCTGGTGCAACACTTGTTATTCCTCCTCCAGGATCAAATCTGGAACCTGCCTTATGTGCAAGATTGTGTGCAGAACATCATGTAACTGTTTGGAATTCTGTTCCGGCATTAGTTCAGCTACTAGTAGAAAATTTTGAAATCAATTACCCATCGCAAAAACTGTCGTTTAGGCTGTTTATGATGAGTGGTGATTGGATTCCTGTTAAATTACCGGAAAAAATTAAGCGGTTATTTTCAGCAAAGGTAGTCAGTCTTGGTGGCGCAACCGAAGGATCGATTTGGTCAATCTACTATGACATCAGTGAAATAGACGCAAATTGGAAAAGCATACCTTATGGATATCCCTTAACTAATCAAGAGTTCTATGTCCTAGATCAGAGAATGCAACCGCGCCCTAATAACGTTCCAGGTGAATTGTACATAGGCGGTGTTGGTGTAGCACAAGGATACTGGTTGGATTTCCAAAAAACAGCACAATCTTACGTATTTCATCCAGTTTTGAAAAAGCGAATTTATCGAACTGGGGACTGGGGAGTACAGCGCAAAAGCGGTTATATAGACTTTCTCGGAAGGGAAGATGGACAAGTAAAGGTACGAGGACATCGAATTGAGCTAGGTGAAATAGAGAGCATTTTACAGCAGCATCCTAGTGTGGCAAATGCGATCGCAAAAGTTATAGGATATCAAACACAAGACGCTTACTTAGCTGCATATATCGTTTCCAAAGATGGAGCAACACCCAGCTTGCAAGAGCTACGTCAACACCTTGCTGCATTCTTACCTGAGTATATGATTCCTGCAAAATTTATATTTCTCGATCAACTTCCGCTTGGTGCAACAGGCAAGATTAATCGCAAAGCATTACCGATACCAATTGATATTAAAAAAGCTCAAGTCAGTTGTCGGTCTCTTACTAAAACAGAATCTAGAATGGCAAGATTATGGTCAGAGATTCTTGAGATAGAAACACCTGCTGCTGAGGATGATTTTTTCAACTTAGGTGGAAACTCTTTTAGAGCAGCACGCTTAACCCTTGCTATTAATAATACCTTTGAAGCCGAGATCCCAGTAACTGCGCTTCTGCAACATCCAACACTAGAAAAACTTTCAAAATTAATAGATGAACGATGTTATGGTAATTCGTCGAAGCTATGGTCACCTATAATTTCGATCGCAGGTCGAGAACCTAGTCCAAAAATGTTTTGGTTTCACCCATCTGGTGGAGGAGTTTTGTGTTACAGATATCTGGGACAACTATTGTCACAGCAATTACATATCTTTGGCATTCAGGCGCAGTCTGGGAATGAACAAAATCTCATGAATTCGATACCTGAAATGCTTGATGTTTATCTGAATGAAATACGTGCTATTCAACCGTCAGGCCCTTATCATTTAGGTGGATGGTCAATGGGTGGAGTTATTGCTTACGTTGCGGCTCAGCAGTTAATTCAGCAGGGTATTCAGGTAGAAAGTCTAGTTTTAATTGATAGTCCTGCCCCTTTACGCCGCCAGATTCCGGAATTTGCAGAAATTGTCTCTTGGTTTGTATCCGATCTCGCTGAAGTAGAACAAACATTAAAACTTAGTTGCATACAACAAGGAAAATCAGATGAAAATTTACTATTTGAAGCATTGCAAGAGGCACAACAGATGGGTTTGATCTCATTTGGTAAGATGCAAGATTTCCGCCCTCTTTT contains:
- a CDS encoding putative bifunctional diguanylate cyclase/phosphodiesterase, with amino-acid sequence MARGSEVFLTASIGIVFAKRNYHQACDLLRDADIAMYQAKLQGKSCYQIFDIQMHTQALQRLNLENDLRQALKRQEFLVYYQPIFDINNQHLVGFEALVRWQHPTRSFICPGDFIPLAEETGLIVTLDHWILYTACQQLAAWQTQFSSKLSLKVSVNLSAQDLRKVSLLQNIECILAETGLAGNCLTLEITESMLIDNITEVILVLEQLKQLGIQISIDDFGTGYSSLNYLHRLPADNLKIDRSFINQMSDDNRNYQVVKTIVALSNQLGLAVIAEGIETQQQLQWLQELECEFGQGYFFSQPLAAHEIETLFFQQSDRIASSISHRD
- a CDS encoding amino acid adenylation domain-containing protein, with protein sequence MVCGLDLLQERNRHDGSAFHAASPVAFVSMLNEHNSETMSGIFQLENDNMVFSGLETPQVLLDHQAISRPDGGVSLIWDTMDLAFEDGVVDDMFNAYISLLSKLTEDESIWNISYFDFRSKEEKRQHSEYNQTKASLSKRCLHEYLYSQAKRLSDKPLLIDCRRTISYGEATYISNRIAWTLRKRYNVKPNELIAVYASKGWEQVIAVQSIIAAGAAYVPIDPAFPENRKLNILERCGCKIVLTCETNFNDRCISSLERIAIDLTDNLVIESENLPRIQSSNHLAYVIFTSGSTGESKGVMLNNLGVVNTIDDINRRFNIDSNDVIFGISDLSFDLSVYDIFGTIAAGATLVIPPPGSNLEPALCARLCAEHHVTVWNSVPALVQLLVENFEINYPSQKLSFRLFMMSGDWIPVKLPEKIKRLFSAKVVSLGGATEGSIWSIYYDISEIDANWKSIPYGYPLTNQEFYVLDQRMQPRPNNVPGELYIGGVGVAQGYWLDFQKTAQSYVFHPVLKKRIYRTGDWGVQRKSGYIDFLGREDGQVKVRGHRIELGEIESILQQHPSVANAIAKVIGYQTQDAYLAAYIVSKDGATPSLQELRQHLAAFLPEYMIPAKFIFLDQLPLGATGKINRKALPIPIDIKKAQVSCRSLTKTESRMARLWSEILEIETPAAEDDFFNLGGNSFRAARLTLAINNTFEAEIPVTALLQHPTLEKLSKLIDERCYGNSSKLWSPIISIAGREPSPKMFWFHPSGGGVLCYRYLGQLLSQQLHIFGIQAQSGNEQNLMNSIPEMLDVYLNEIRAIQPSGPYHLGGWSMGGVIAYVAAQQLIQQGIQVESLVLIDSPAPLRRQIPEFAEIVSWFVSDLAEVEQTLKLSCIQQGKSDENLLFEALQEAQQMGLISFGKMQDFRPLFNVFQSNINALYNYQASPIEEDVSCLLLMARQNVQERVGRESMQIWRSLLPKTTSFCEIDGNHYSLLKEPLVSEVTSVILEHFKPKVKVG